One part of the Ruegeria sp. SCSIO 43209 genome encodes these proteins:
- a CDS encoding DnaA N-terminal domain-containing protein: MQVAKPVGRNAPALKYDILSALAVHALSGDKHRHRSVLRIMTLITTRYNWRSNELSIGREEIARLWSVNERTVKREMAKLRSAGWIAVKRPAARGRVAVYELDLKQIMLDTMETWPVIGTDFQERMQQKPERDTNVVPFQSKPSIPPPQGEDVWAQVQSILHERDPELWSSWFKHLNEAERAGGLATLIAPSRFMADYIAQKWSGRVLAAYSRVDPSVRTIRIEAAE; encoded by the coding sequence CGGCGCTCGCCGTTCACGCCTTATCAGGTGACAAGCATCGTCATCGCAGTGTTCTTCGCATCATGACATTAATTACCACGCGCTATAACTGGCGCTCCAATGAACTGTCGATTGGTCGGGAAGAGATCGCTCGGTTGTGGTCCGTGAACGAACGCACAGTTAAACGTGAGATGGCTAAGCTGCGCAGCGCAGGCTGGATTGCGGTCAAACGACCCGCCGCTCGGGGTCGGGTTGCGGTTTATGAACTCGACCTCAAGCAGATCATGCTGGACACAATGGAAACCTGGCCCGTCATCGGGACGGATTTCCAAGAACGAATGCAGCAGAAGCCAGAGCGCGATACCAATGTTGTGCCATTTCAGTCAAAGCCATCGATCCCGCCCCCACAGGGTGAAGACGTTTGGGCACAGGTTCAATCGATCCTACATGAGCGTGACCCAGAACTTTGGTCCAGTTGGTTCAAGCATCTAAACGAAGCCGAAAGGGCAGGGGGCCTGGCGACCCTGATTGCGCCATCGCGTTTTATGGCGGATTACATTGCACAGAAATGGTCGGGGAGGGTTTTGGCCGCTTATTCGCGTGTAGACCCTTCGGTTCGAACAATTCGCATTGAAGCGGCAGAATAG